A region of Anaerohalosphaeraceae bacterium DNA encodes the following proteins:
- a CDS encoding redoxin domain-containing protein has translation MNRAQAVLVIAGLVVFLRPTVYSAQEKDYVPPALTPLPYLIRDPAVRKELKLTAEQTARLDALCRRMDAHLFVLRDQPPNPTEPEMIEHVRAVVELMKETDGILQPPQRLRLQELGFQFEGVYAMFRPAPSAYLQLTKEQKNRMQVLHRQFLRNQEQLRIRLEESGRQNELQEQMEQLRIRFMNQFLRVLSEGQVVIWNEMLGEPFDFSQTQPLSFQAPELEGLTGWMNSKPLTFRQLSGRAVLVIFCSPEQCSAEDLAAYKVWARQYNPQEVALIGILVPPLQAQKNGIEPASWVQKEGLTFPVAQDAKRLTVRAWANPVVPSLYLVDKKGRVRWWWYGPLRQNNLSGDKWVEERIEILRSE, from the coding sequence ATGAACAGAGCGCAGGCGGTGTTGGTGATAGCGGGATTAGTCGTTTTCCTTCGGCCGACGGTTTATTCGGCCCAGGAGAAGGATTATGTGCCGCCGGCCCTGACGCCGCTGCCGTATCTCATTCGTGACCCGGCTGTGCGGAAAGAGCTGAAACTGACGGCCGAGCAGACCGCCCGTCTGGATGCCCTGTGCAGACGGATGGATGCGCATTTGTTTGTTCTTCGGGACCAGCCGCCCAATCCCACGGAGCCGGAGATGATTGAGCATGTCCGCGCCGTGGTGGAACTGATGAAGGAAACGGATGGCATTCTTCAGCCCCCTCAGCGGCTTCGCCTGCAGGAACTGGGGTTTCAGTTTGAGGGGGTCTATGCGATGTTCCGCCCGGCCCCGTCGGCTTATTTGCAGTTGACCAAAGAGCAGAAAAATCGGATGCAGGTTCTTCATCGTCAGTTTCTGCGCAATCAGGAGCAGCTGCGGATTCGTCTGGAGGAAAGCGGACGGCAGAACGAACTGCAGGAGCAAATGGAGCAGCTGCGGATTCGGTTTATGAATCAGTTTCTGCGGGTTCTCTCCGAAGGACAGGTGGTGATTTGGAATGAGATGCTCGGGGAGCCGTTTGATTTTTCTCAAACGCAGCCGCTTTCCTTTCAGGCCCCGGAACTGGAGGGCCTGACCGGCTGGATGAACAGCAAGCCCCTGACATTCCGGCAGCTGAGCGGGCGTGCGGTGCTTGTGATTTTCTGTTCACCGGAGCAGTGCTCTGCGGAAGATTTGGCGGCATACAAGGTCTGGGCCAGACAGTACAATCCTCAGGAAGTGGCCCTGATTGGAATTTTGGTGCCGCCGCTGCAGGCACAAAAGAACGGAATAGAACCGGCCTCCTGGGTCCAGAAAGAAGGGTTGACGTTTCCCGTGGCGCAGGACGCCAAACGGCTGACGGTCCGGGCCTGGGCCAATCCGGTGGTGCCGAGTCTTTATCTGGTTGATAAAAAAGGACGGGTGCGCTGGTGGTGGTATGGGCCGCTGCGGCAAAACAACCTCTCAGGCGACAAGTGGGTCGAAGAACGCATCGAGATTCTTCGTTCGGAATAA
- the mfd gene encoding transcription-repair coupling factor, giving the protein MRDGSCSGTHQSMDLGKDKTVQQLLGRLRGTNPSAPPIAVEGTWGSFARLLAAYTHQQLQRPVLFVSAHIDDADDAGDDLEVFSGRTVETLPVWESPQAALDAADEIGAQRVRLALNLARQRRSGLRRPFLLSASIQALMQPVPSADSLLGGGLMLQVGGQYDIENLAAKLLEWGFEPVEQVDIPGQFARRGGILDIYAAAAVSEQSQEASAAEPIRIEFFGDEIESIRTIDLDTQRSGRSLKWVQIVNPPAQQTFEQSELFFNLLPEETIVFLEEPLELAEVAEVFLSRLEDPRGLYPWESIYRAVRRFSTVEISRFGGGAEALRLDVGSIQELEHRQAGTWKDHKQTLAALLEKARDYDVFLYCENHAEIQRTKEILQEEGRTIPSSFHLELGTVHQGFCIRSLSVIVVSHHELFGRSLMRRRVRAIRTASPVDSLLDLTKGDIVVHVSYGIGKFVGMESIPMHGQMQEYLTLEYADKVKIHVPVSQIHLVHKFVGTMPTRPPLSKIGTKKWEQQKQRVAQHVQELAEELLEIQAKRQQMGGFAFGPDTHWQKEFEEAFAYEETPDQLKAAEEIKRDMEAPVPMDRLLCGDVGYGKTELAMRAAFKAVCAGKQVAVLVPTTVLSVQHGRTFAERFADFPVSIAVLNRFTPPAQVRQILSDARQGRLDILIGTHRLLSDDVGFHDLGLLIIDEEQRFGVEHKERLKRFRVNVDILTLTATPIPRTLHMSLLGLRDISSLATPPLDRRSVVTHVCRFDPETIRKAILFEIARDGQVFYLYNRVQTIEQEAARVRAILNDPKIAVDVVHGQMSKHHLEDAMIRFVTGRTQVLVCSTIIEAGLDIPNANTLIVRDADRFGLAQLHQLRGRVGRYKHRAYAYLLLPENRPVSPLAARRLKAIEDFSQLGAGFRIALRDLEIRGAGNLLGPEQSGHIHTVGYEMYCRLLADAVRRLKKEPLVQPPETVMDLGFAPVIPKSYIASDRQRMEVYRRLGQACTPDDIEQLREELRDIFGPIPPKVQQVLESAEIRILAQRHGLKSILLQESDLIFRFSEDAKPADLFARAPGRVTIPDPKTVYLRLDKTYLEPSTLLAILRKMLR; this is encoded by the coding sequence ATGAGAGACGGCTCTTGTTCCGGCACTCATCAATCGATGGATTTAGGCAAAGACAAAACGGTTCAGCAGCTGCTCGGGCGGCTGCGGGGCACAAACCCATCTGCCCCCCCGATAGCGGTCGAGGGGACGTGGGGGTCTTTTGCGCGCCTGCTGGCCGCCTATACCCATCAGCAGTTGCAGCGTCCTGTTCTGTTTGTCAGCGCCCATATCGACGATGCGGATGATGCGGGGGATGACCTGGAGGTCTTCAGCGGCCGGACGGTGGAGACCCTGCCGGTTTGGGAAAGTCCGCAGGCGGCGCTGGATGCAGCGGATGAAATCGGTGCGCAGCGGGTCCGATTGGCCCTGAATCTGGCCCGACAGCGCCGCAGCGGTCTCAGGCGGCCGTTTCTGTTAAGTGCCTCCATTCAGGCGCTGATGCAGCCGGTTCCCTCCGCAGACAGTCTGCTGGGGGGCGGCCTGATGCTTCAGGTAGGGGGGCAGTATGACATCGAAAACCTTGCCGCAAAACTGCTCGAGTGGGGATTCGAGCCGGTCGAGCAGGTGGATATCCCCGGCCAGTTTGCCCGCCGCGGCGGGATTCTGGATATTTACGCTGCCGCGGCTGTCAGCGAACAGTCGCAGGAGGCCTCAGCGGCAGAGCCGATTCGAATCGAATTCTTCGGCGATGAAATCGAAAGCATCCGCACGATTGATTTGGATACGCAGCGTTCCGGACGCTCCCTGAAATGGGTTCAGATTGTCAATCCCCCCGCTCAGCAGACTTTTGAACAGTCCGAACTCTTCTTCAATCTTCTTCCGGAGGAGACGATTGTCTTCCTCGAAGAGCCGCTGGAGCTGGCGGAGGTGGCGGAGGTCTTTTTGTCTCGCCTGGAAGACCCGCGGGGATTGTACCCCTGGGAATCGATTTACCGGGCGGTCCGCCGGTTTTCGACTGTGGAAATCAGCCGTTTCGGGGGCGGGGCGGAGGCCCTGCGGCTGGATGTCGGCAGCATTCAGGAGCTGGAGCATCGGCAGGCGGGTACCTGGAAGGATCACAAACAGACCTTGGCGGCGCTGCTGGAGAAAGCCCGGGATTATGACGTGTTTCTGTATTGTGAGAATCACGCAGAGATTCAGCGGACAAAGGAGATTCTTCAGGAAGAAGGCCGGACCATTCCTTCATCGTTTCATCTGGAGCTGGGGACGGTTCATCAGGGCTTCTGCATTCGTTCTCTGAGTGTGATTGTCGTATCGCATCATGAACTGTTCGGCCGTTCCCTGATGCGCCGGCGCGTCCGGGCGATCCGCACGGCTTCGCCTGTGGACAGTCTGCTGGATTTGACCAAAGGCGATATTGTCGTGCATGTGTCCTACGGCATCGGCAAGTTTGTGGGGATGGAGTCGATTCCGATGCACGGACAGATGCAGGAATATCTGACGCTCGAGTACGCCGACAAGGTCAAGATTCATGTGCCGGTTTCGCAGATTCATCTGGTGCACAAGTTTGTCGGGACGATGCCCACGCGGCCGCCCCTGTCCAAAATCGGCACCAAGAAATGGGAGCAGCAGAAACAGCGCGTGGCCCAGCATGTGCAGGAGCTGGCGGAGGAGCTGCTTGAGATTCAGGCCAAGCGCCAGCAGATGGGCGGGTTTGCCTTCGGGCCGGATACGCACTGGCAGAAGGAGTTTGAAGAGGCCTTTGCTTATGAGGAAACGCCGGACCAGCTGAAGGCGGCGGAGGAAATCAAGCGGGATATGGAAGCGCCGGTGCCGATGGACCGCCTGCTGTGCGGCGATGTCGGCTACGGCAAGACGGAACTGGCGATGCGGGCGGCGTTTAAGGCGGTCTGTGCGGGCAAGCAGGTGGCGGTGCTGGTGCCGACGACGGTGCTGTCGGTGCAGCACGGCCGAACGTTTGCCGAGCGGTTTGCGGATTTTCCCGTGAGCATTGCGGTGCTGAACCGGTTTACCCCGCCGGCCCAGGTTCGGCAGATTCTGTCGGATGCCCGGCAGGGGCGGCTGGATATTCTGATTGGGACGCATCGGCTTCTGTCGGATGATGTGGGGTTTCACGACCTCGGGCTGCTGATTATCGATGAAGAGCAGCGGTTCGGCGTCGAGCACAAAGAGCGGCTCAAGCGGTTTCGGGTCAATGTGGATATTCTGACGCTGACGGCCACGCCGATTCCGCGTACGCTGCATATGTCCCTGCTGGGGCTGCGGGATATCAGCTCGCTGGCGACGCCGCCGCTGGACCGGCGCAGCGTTGTCACGCATGTATGCCGCTTTGACCCGGAAACCATTCGCAAAGCGATTCTGTTTGAAATCGCGCGGGATGGTCAGGTTTTTTATCTGTACAACCGGGTGCAGACGATTGAACAGGAGGCGGCGCGGGTGCGGGCGATTCTGAATGACCCGAAGATTGCGGTGGATGTCGTGCACGGGCAGATGTCCAAGCATCATCTGGAAGATGCGATGATTCGCTTTGTGACCGGCCGGACCCAGGTGCTGGTGTGCTCGACGATTATTGAGGCCGGGCTGGATATTCCGAATGCCAACACGCTGATTGTCCGGGATGCGGACCGTTTCGGTCTGGCGCAGCTGCATCAGCTGCGGGGACGGGTCGGACGGTACAAGCACCGGGCCTATGCCTATCTGCTCCTGCCGGAAAACCGTCCGGTCAGCCCGCTGGCGGCGCGGCGGCTGAAGGCCATCGAGGATTTTTCGCAGCTGGGGGCCGGATTTCGAATCGCCCTGCGGGATTTGGAGATACGAGGGGCGGGCAATCTGCTCGGGCCGGAGCAGTCCGGACATATTCATACGGTCGGTTATGAGATGTATTGTCGGCTGCTGGCGGATGCCGTCCGGCGGCTCAAAAAAGAACCGCTGGTTCAGCCGCCGGAAACGGTGATGGATTTGGGATTTGCACCGGTGATTCCCAAGTCCTATATTGCCTCCGACCGGCAGCGGATGGAGGTCTATCGCCGGCTCGGCCAGGCGTGTACGCCGGATGATATCGAACAGCTTCGGGAAGAGTTGCGGGATATCTTCGGGCCGATTCCGCCGAAGGTTCAGCAGGTGCTCGAGTCGGCGGAAATTCGAATCCTGGCGCAGCGGCACGGACTCAAAAGCATTTTGCTTCAGGAGTCGGATTTGATTTTTCGTTTTTCTGAGGATGCCAAGCCGGCGGACTTATTCGCTCGGGCTCCCGGACGGGTGACCATTCCCGACCCGAAGACAGTCTATCTGCGTCTGGACAAAACATATCTGGAGCCCTCGACATTGCTGGCGATTCTTCGGAAGATGCTTCGGTGA
- the lepA gene encoding translation elongation factor 4, with product MGTEHIRNFSIIAHIDHGKSTLADRLLELTGAISDRDKKEQFLDDMDLERERGITIKASAVTMTYPYQGRTYMLNLIDTPGHVDFHYEVSRALTACEGALLVVDASQGVEAQTVANAYLAVESGCEILGVINKIDLTGARPDETAQEVEHAFGIPAKDCLKVSAKTGQGIPELLEAIITRLPPPEDKSGEPAAALIFDSHADEYRGVICYVRVFQGRLYKRQKIRLMGSGRTYQITELGKFMPRMTPVEALGTGEVGYVIANIKNLHDVTIGDTITDFHHPAEKPLPGYKKPVQMVFSDFYPSGETDYPKLREAFEKLALNDASFSFAPQNSPALGFGFRCGFLGLLHMEIVQERLERESDVDVVQTAPTVSYEVLLTSGEVKRIDSPAELPDRSRIQELREPMVRLEIITSHESLGGVLRLAEERRCKLVKTEYISPTRVMLEYKAPLAEIVYDFYDQLKGISHGYATMDYEFLGFEASDLVKIDILVNKTPIEALSLIVHRSNAEKRGRKLLLKLKEAIPRHQFEIPLQAAIGGKIIARETIKAYRKDVTAKLYGGDVTRKMKVLKRQKEGKKRMKAIGQVTIPQDAFMSILDTSD from the coding sequence ATGGGAACGGAACATATTCGGAATTTTTCGATTATTGCGCATATTGACCACGGCAAAAGCACGCTGGCCGACCGGCTGCTCGAGCTGACCGGGGCCATCAGCGACCGGGATAAAAAAGAGCAGTTTCTGGATGATATGGACCTGGAGCGGGAGCGGGGCATTACCATTAAAGCCTCTGCCGTAACGATGACCTATCCGTATCAGGGCCGTACCTATATGCTGAATCTGATTGATACGCCCGGGCATGTGGATTTTCATTATGAGGTTTCCCGTGCGCTGACGGCCTGTGAAGGCGCCCTTCTGGTGGTGGATGCCTCGCAGGGTGTGGAGGCCCAGACGGTGGCCAACGCCTATCTGGCTGTCGAAAGCGGCTGCGAAATCCTCGGCGTGATTAATAAAATTGATTTGACCGGGGCGCGTCCGGACGAAACGGCCCAGGAGGTCGAGCATGCCTTCGGTATTCCGGCCAAAGACTGCCTGAAGGTCAGTGCCAAGACGGGGCAGGGGATTCCGGAACTGCTGGAGGCGATTATTACACGTCTGCCGCCGCCGGAGGACAAAAGCGGGGAACCGGCGGCTGCGCTGATTTTTGACAGCCATGCGGATGAATACCGCGGCGTGATTTGCTACGTGCGGGTGTTTCAGGGTCGATTGTACAAACGCCAGAAAATCCGGCTGATGGGGTCCGGCCGCACGTATCAGATTACGGAATTGGGCAAGTTTATGCCCCGAATGACGCCGGTAGAGGCCCTCGGCACCGGCGAGGTGGGCTATGTGATTGCCAACATCAAAAATCTGCATGATGTAACAATCGGCGATACGATTACCGATTTTCATCATCCGGCGGAAAAACCGCTGCCCGGGTATAAAAAGCCGGTCCAGATGGTCTTTTCCGATTTTTATCCGTCCGGGGAGACGGATTATCCGAAACTGCGGGAGGCGTTTGAAAAACTGGCGCTGAACGATGCGAGTTTTTCGTTTGCCCCGCAGAATTCCCCGGCGCTGGGCTTTGGGTTTCGGTGCGGCTTTCTGGGGCTGCTGCATATGGAAATTGTGCAGGAGCGGCTGGAACGGGAAAGCGATGTGGACGTGGTGCAGACGGCTCCGACGGTCAGTTATGAGGTCCTGCTGACCTCCGGGGAGGTCAAACGCATTGACAGTCCGGCGGAACTGCCCGACCGTTCCCGGATTCAGGAGCTGCGCGAACCGATGGTTCGGCTGGAAATCATTACCAGCCATGAATCCCTGGGCGGTGTGCTCCGTCTGGCCGAGGAGCGGCGGTGCAAACTGGTCAAGACCGAATACATCAGTCCCACGCGCGTGATGCTCGAATACAAAGCGCCGCTGGCGGAAATTGTCTATGATTTTTATGACCAGCTCAAGGGCATCAGCCACGGCTATGCAACAATGGATTATGAGTTTTTGGGCTTTGAGGCGTCGGATCTGGTTAAGATAGATATCTTGGTAAATAAGACTCCCATCGAGGCCCTCAGTTTAATTGTGCATCGCAGCAACGCCGAGAAGCGCGGACGCAAACTGCTTTTGAAACTGAAGGAGGCGATTCCGCGGCATCAGTTTGAAATTCCGCTGCAGGCGGCCATCGGCGGCAAGATTATCGCCCGCGAGACGATTAAGGCCTACCGAAAGGATGTGACGGCCAAGCTGTACGGCGGCGATGTCACGCGCAAGATGAAGGTACTCAAGCGGCAAAAGGAGGGCAAAAAGCGGATGAAGGCCATCGGGCAGGTGACAATTCCGCAGGATGCCTTTATGTCCATTCTGGATACAAGCGATTGA
- a CDS encoding MATE family efflux transporter yields the protein MLTIAFPMVISSACDTIMIFTDRLFLSRLGPHQMSAAMGGGLTCFMMTTFFLGLTGYCTALTAQCFGAGRKTDCPVVITQGLLVSLFAWPLILAARPLAWQLFVLTKIPPEQLGPQTVYFNILLYGVLISLFRNCLSSFFSGIGKTQTVMVSAIVSTVSNIIINYVLIFGHFGFPALGIRGAAYGTILGSFFGLLVLGSVYLLGPERHVFAVIRSFRYDGLLMKKLWRYGTPAGIEFFLNMLAFTLLILNFHACGLQTATAVTIVFNWDLVSFIPLVGIHVGVTSLVGRYMGRSEPDIADRAAFSGLKLAWTYSFCILLTFAFFPHPLVDIFRPPQEDAVFAAARPEAVIMLRMAALYVMADATTLVFSGALRGAGDTVWAMAISVSMHWTLVIGQLFLLKIAQLPPRWTWGFLCLTLLAFSGLIYLRYRTGHWRTIRVLDETAPPPAPIEPLHEIRDL from the coding sequence ATGCTCACCATCGCTTTTCCGATGGTCATTTCCAGCGCCTGCGATACGATTATGATTTTCACAGACCGGCTGTTTTTGTCGCGTCTGGGCCCCCACCAGATGAGCGCCGCCATGGGAGGCGGGCTGACTTGTTTTATGATGACGACTTTTTTCCTGGGGCTGACCGGCTACTGTACAGCCCTGACGGCCCAATGTTTCGGCGCAGGCAGAAAAACCGACTGCCCCGTTGTAATTACACAGGGGCTTCTTGTTTCCCTTTTTGCCTGGCCGCTCATTCTGGCGGCACGTCCTCTGGCCTGGCAGCTCTTCGTTCTCACCAAAATCCCTCCGGAACAGCTCGGCCCCCAGACTGTTTATTTCAATATCCTGCTGTACGGGGTCCTGATTAGTCTGTTTCGAAACTGCCTGAGCAGCTTTTTCTCCGGCATCGGAAAAACTCAAACCGTGATGGTCTCTGCGATTGTGTCAACGGTTTCGAACATCATTATCAATTACGTTCTGATTTTCGGCCATTTCGGTTTTCCGGCCCTCGGCATTCGCGGAGCGGCCTACGGCACAATCCTCGGCAGCTTCTTCGGACTGCTTGTGCTGGGCAGTGTTTATCTGCTCGGACCCGAGCGGCACGTGTTTGCCGTAATCCGTTCCTTCCGTTATGACGGTCTCCTGATGAAAAAACTGTGGCGGTACGGCACGCCGGCGGGCATCGAATTCTTTCTGAATATGCTGGCATTTACGCTGCTGATTCTCAATTTCCATGCCTGCGGGCTTCAGACGGCAACCGCCGTGACGATTGTATTCAACTGGGACTTGGTCTCTTTTATCCCGCTGGTGGGCATTCACGTCGGAGTGACCAGTCTGGTCGGACGTTATATGGGCCGTTCAGAACCGGACATCGCCGACCGCGCCGCCTTTTCCGGACTGAAACTGGCCTGGACCTATTCCTTCTGCATTCTGCTGACCTTTGCCTTTTTCCCGCATCCGCTGGTGGATATCTTCCGCCCTCCTCAGGAGGATGCCGTTTTTGCCGCCGCCCGTCCGGAAGCCGTCATTATGCTGCGGATGGCCGCCCTGTATGTGATGGCGGACGCCACGACGCTGGTTTTCAGCGGGGCGCTTCGCGGGGCCGGCGATACGGTCTGGGCTATGGCTATTTCCGTCAGCATGCACTGGACGCTGGTTATCGGGCAGCTTTTTCTTCTGAAAATCGCCCAGCTGCCGCCCCGATGGACCTGGGGATTTCTGTGTCTGACGCTTCTGGCCTTCAGCGGGCTGATTTATCTGCGGTACCGAACCGGACACTGGAGAACCATCCGGGTGCTTGATGAAACAGCTCCGCCGCCGGCCCCAATCGAACCGCTGCACGAAATCAGAGACTTGTAA
- a CDS encoding LamG-like jellyroll fold domain-containing protein, which produces MTSGKFSLRVLFLCMCLVSSSMKADITYTFNLSGVDAGIRSQIEAAVTEAVALYNKHGSFNKHLNIYYNAGVPTAQANFDGVITFGGSRNTRVALHEISHTLGVGTISAWSANLSGGVWTGAHASRQIRLFDGSSAVLNGDSQHYWPYGLNYDSEDGFANRIRHIRMDAALIADMGFLSFVQEPAGQVVALGETAVFRVQAPRAVSYAWYKQGNPTPLTNGGRISGANTDTLQITNVQASDQGNYYCVASGTLTSRPARLLIQQFTGHWPFENNCSDSIGTNHGIPSGSPVYTAGRIGQAIVLDGVDDFVTLPAGVADARDMTVAAWVYWNGGNQWQRVFDFGTSTAQYLFLTPRSGSNTLRFAIKDGGSEQIVETSQLPTAQWTHLAVVLRENTATLYVNGRAVASSASITLDPIDFSPNLNYIGKSLWAADPLFSGRIDDFRIYSYALSGAEIWTLWGGSTNNPPMFAGDPIILPDAAEGIAYTGQTLAAFASDADNDSLTFSKIGGPAWLTVASNGTLSGTPSASDAGDNAFVVRVTDPAGASDQTTIRIRVYSNHLSAHYRFENNTQDSFGTFHAAATGSPAYTNGRVGRCLVLDGVDDFLTLPAALANTEDITIAAWVYWTGGNQWQRIFDFGTGTGTYMFLTPRSGSNTLRFAATTAGNSLEQRIDAPQLAVNQWVHLAVTLKGNTGTLYVNGSPASTNVGFTLNPSDLKATLLYVGKSQFSADPLFQGRIDDLRIYPYALSASAVANLAKQTMSLPDLAGLAAWWLSTPPFCNAQPDCLSRDLSGDGSITLKDLAELAQRWL; this is translated from the coding sequence ATGACTTCCGGCAAGTTTTCTCTGAGGGTCCTGTTTCTGTGTATGTGCCTTGTCAGCTCCTCGATGAAGGCCGATATCACCTATACCTTCAATTTAAGCGGGGTCGATGCCGGCATCCGCAGCCAAATCGAAGCCGCCGTCACAGAGGCCGTCGCGCTTTACAACAAACACGGTTCCTTTAATAAACACTTAAACATCTACTACAATGCCGGGGTTCCTACGGCTCAGGCCAACTTTGACGGCGTCATCACCTTCGGCGGCTCCCGCAATACCCGTGTCGCCCTCCACGAAATTTCCCATACGTTGGGCGTCGGCACCATCTCCGCCTGGAGTGCGAATCTCTCCGGCGGCGTCTGGACCGGTGCCCACGCTTCCCGGCAAATCCGCCTTTTTGACGGCAGCAGCGCCGTGCTCAACGGCGACAGCCAGCATTATTGGCCGTACGGTCTGAACTATGACAGCGAAGACGGCTTTGCCAATCGAATCCGCCACATTCGGATGGACGCCGCTTTAATCGCGGATATGGGATTTCTCTCTTTTGTTCAGGAACCCGCCGGACAGGTGGTAGCGCTGGGAGAAACGGCTGTCTTCCGCGTTCAGGCCCCGCGTGCTGTCAGCTATGCCTGGTACAAGCAGGGAAACCCGACCCCGCTGACCAACGGCGGGCGGATTTCCGGAGCCAACACCGATACGCTCCAAATCACTAACGTACAGGCATCCGACCAGGGAAACTACTATTGTGTCGCCTCCGGCACCCTCACCTCCCGGCCGGCCCGCCTGCTGATTCAGCAGTTTACGGGACACTGGCCGTTTGAAAACAACTGCAGCGACAGCATCGGCACCAATCACGGCATCCCCAGCGGCAGCCCTGTTTACACAGCCGGACGCATCGGACAAGCCATTGTGCTGGACGGTGTGGATGATTTTGTGACTTTGCCGGCCGGCGTAGCGGATGCCCGCGATATGACCGTTGCCGCCTGGGTGTATTGGAACGGCGGCAATCAGTGGCAGCGGGTTTTCGACTTCGGCACCAGCACGGCTCAATATCTTTTCCTGACGCCGCGCTCCGGCAGCAACACCCTCCGCTTTGCCATCAAAGACGGAGGCAGCGAGCAGATTGTTGAAACGTCCCAGCTGCCGACCGCTCAATGGACGCATCTGGCCGTCGTGCTTCGGGAAAATACCGCCACCCTCTATGTAAACGGCAGAGCCGTCGCTTCCTCCGCCTCGATTACGCTGGACCCGATCGACTTTTCGCCCAACCTGAACTACATCGGCAAAAGTCTCTGGGCCGCCGACCCGCTGTTCAGCGGACGGATTGATGATTTCCGCATCTACAGTTATGCCCTTTCCGGGGCGGAAATCTGGACTCTCTGGGGCGGCAGCACGAACAATCCGCCGATGTTCGCCGGCGACCCAATCATTCTGCCGGACGCCGCCGAAGGCATCGCCTACACCGGTCAAACACTGGCAGCCTTTGCGTCTGATGCAGACAATGATTCTCTGACGTTCAGCAAAATCGGCGGTCCCGCCTGGCTGACGGTCGCCTCCAACGGCACCCTGTCCGGCACGCCGTCCGCCTCCGATGCAGGCGACAATGCGTTTGTAGTTCGCGTCACCGATCCTGCCGGCGCCAGCGACCAGACCACCATTCGCATCCGGGTGTACAGCAATCACCTCTCCGCCCATTACCGCTTTGAAAACAATACGCAGGACAGCTTCGGCACCTTCCACGCCGCCGCCACCGGCAGTCCGGCCTATACAAACGGCCGCGTGGGACGATGCCTCGTGCTGGACGGCGTCGATGATTTCCTGACCCTGCCGGCCGCCCTGGCCAATACGGAAGACATCACGATTGCGGCCTGGGTCTATTGGACCGGCGGGAATCAATGGCAGCGCATCTTCGACTTCGGCACCGGAACCGGCACGTATATGTTCCTGACGCCGCGCTCCGGCAGCAACACGCTCCGCTTTGCCGCCACAACAGCGGGCAACTCGCTCGAACAGCGAATTGATGCCCCCCAGTTAGCGGTCAATCAATGGGTGCACCTGGCCGTCACGCTGAAAGGAAACACCGGAACGCTTTATGTCAACGGTTCGCCGGCGTCGACAAATGTCGGCTTTACCCTGAATCCATCCGACCTGAAAGCCACCCTTTTGTATGTCGGCAAAAGCCAGTTCAGCGCCGACCCGCTCTTCCAGGGCCGCATCGATGACCTGCGAATCTACCCCTACGCCCTGTCGGCTTCCGCAGTGGCGAATCTGGCCAAACAAACGATGAGTTTGCCCGACCTGGCAGGCCTGGCCGCCTGGTGGCTGTCGACGCCGCCGTTCTGCAATGCCCAGCCAGACTGCCTGAGCCGCGATTTGAGCGGAGACGGAAGCATTACGTTGAAAGATTTGGCGGAATTGGCCCAGCGATGGCTCTAA